The following proteins are encoded in a genomic region of Opitutaceae bacterium:
- the nrfD gene encoding NrfD/PsrC family molybdoenzyme membrane anchor subunit, whose product MAHAADHSAPAILKEVKPAVLPRATLVENNRSFAWITDKICSIIEGKTPTWWWVCFIVACFVASFTVAGITYLVATGVGVWGHANPVNWAWDIVNFVFWIGIGHAGTLISAILCLLRQKWRTSINRAAEAMTIFAVVCAAIFPVFHVGRVWFAWYLFPIPNQNYIWQNFRSPLEWDVFAVSTYGTVSVLFWYVGLIPDLAVLRDRFYKAGNKLRSFLYGLFALGWRGSNRHWSNYEMAYLILAGVSTPLVLSVHTIVSFDFAVSLLPGWHTTIFPPYFVAGAIFSGFGMVLTLMLPLRAIYKLDDLITQYHIDCMCKITLATGTMVGYAYGMEFFIAWYGANPYEGFAFVNRAFGNYAWAYWIMIGCNVITPQFFWFKKVRENTWFVWVLSIFVNVGMWFERFVIIVTSLARDFLPSSWGYYSPSIVEIFTFFGTFGVFSVLFLLFIRFLPVMPMAELKAVTPQADAHAGHDHH is encoded by the coding sequence ATGGCACACGCCGCTGATCACTCCGCTCCGGCGATCCTCAAGGAGGTCAAGCCCGCAGTTCTCCCACGCGCCACGCTCGTGGAGAACAACCGCAGCTTCGCCTGGATCACCGACAAGATCTGCAGCATCATCGAGGGCAAGACTCCCACCTGGTGGTGGGTGTGCTTCATCGTTGCCTGCTTTGTCGCCTCTTTCACGGTCGCCGGTATCACCTATCTGGTGGCCACCGGTGTGGGTGTATGGGGTCACGCCAATCCGGTCAACTGGGCGTGGGACATCGTCAATTTCGTGTTCTGGATCGGCATCGGCCACGCCGGAACCTTGATTTCCGCCATCTTGTGTCTGCTCCGACAGAAGTGGCGCACCTCGATCAACCGCGCTGCTGAAGCCATGACGATTTTCGCCGTGGTTTGCGCCGCGATTTTCCCGGTTTTCCACGTCGGTCGTGTCTGGTTCGCCTGGTATCTCTTCCCCATTCCGAACCAGAACTACATCTGGCAGAACTTCCGGTCCCCACTTGAGTGGGACGTTTTCGCCGTGTCGACGTACGGTACGGTTTCGGTCCTGTTCTGGTACGTCGGTCTCATCCCTGACTTGGCGGTCCTTCGCGACCGTTTCTACAAGGCGGGCAACAAGCTTCGCTCGTTCCTATACGGCTTGTTCGCACTAGGCTGGCGCGGGTCGAACCGTCACTGGAGCAACTACGAGATGGCCTACCTGATTCTCGCAGGCGTCTCCACGCCGCTCGTGCTTTCGGTGCACACGATCGTGTCGTTCGACTTCGCGGTCTCCCTGCTGCCTGGCTGGCACACCACCATCTTCCCTCCGTACTTCGTTGCGGGCGCGATTTTCTCGGGCTTCGGCATGGTGCTCACGCTCATGCTTCCGCTCCGGGCGATCTACAAGCTGGATGATCTCATTACCCAGTACCACATCGATTGCATGTGCAAGATCACCCTCGCGACAGGTACCATGGTAGGCTACGCCTACGGCATGGAGTTCTTCATCGCGTGGTACGGTGCCAACCCGTATGAAGGGTTCGCGTTCGTGAACCGCGCGTTCGGCAACTACGCCTGGGCCTACTGGATCATGATCGGTTGCAATGTGATCACGCCGCAATTCTTCTGGTTCAAGAAGGTGCGTGAGAACACCTGGTTCGTCTGGGTCCTTTCGATTTTCGTCAACGTCGGCATGTGGTTCGAGCGTTTCGTCATCATCGTGACCTCGCTTGCCCGCGACTTCCTCCCGTCCAGCTGGGGTTACTACAGTCCCTCGATCGTCGAGATCTTCACCTTCTTTGGAACGTTCGGCGTCTTCTCAGTGCTGTTTCTTCTCTTTATCCGCTTTCTGCCAGTCATGCCCATGGCTGAGCTCAAGGCCGTCACTCCGCAAGCGGACGCGCATGCCGGTCACGACCATCACTAA
- a CDS encoding TAT-variant-translocated molybdopterin oxidoreductase: MKRTVQHPAPSERELTGPKYWRSLDELVESPGFREHVEREFPQGASSLEGVDRRKFFKLMAASFALGGVGLAAGCRRPEKHILPYGRSVEGIIPGLPLYFASAMPLRSGAVPILAETHQGRPTKIEGNPSYLPFGGATNAIVQASVLDLYDPERATSHKIKGNDATVAAISDRLAEVAAKYSATGGEGLALLADASSSPTRARLVAQLKARLPRATFAQYEPVQDEPPAAAAAAVFGAAVKPIYRFAKATRIVSLDADFLQSESFSIAYARDFAKSRRVTSAKDNMNRLYVAESTMTITGGMADHRLRLASSHMLALAGALAAAVTGDANFGRLAQGLEFKDKEKWIDACAKDLREAGSTALVVAGAHQPAEVHAVAYAINAALGAIGTTIDFVAAETTAAASIFDVAAQIKSGAVKTLIVLGGNPAYNAPADLGWADLQASVPEVIRHGYYSDETSRGAEVQIAATHYLESWGDARTADGTIVPIQPMILPLFGGFTENEVIARLAGVAVTDAYSLVHETIAPLIGGDVEKGFRKFLHDGFLAGSEYRTQSVSVSSSGLTRLLNAAPAMPKVDASSLEVRFSVDCKVDDGRFANNGWLQECPEPITKISWDNAILISPRFAKELGIYPGGSALQVARVENAEFTRGKEHAYIIEVTVNGRTVSGPAHIQPGLSNYTVVLPLGYGRTVAGHVGLGQGHNFYPLRAGNAFFVAGATVRKTDARYKLANTQEHWSMEGRDIIREANYDEYHKNPGFVDDIGMESHTPPIYGGDQTPQNDNKLSREDRAILNAKRAQETPRGHSLYEHPDYNGVHQWGMSIDLNVCSGCNACVIACQAENNIPIVGKDQVMRGREMHWIRLDRYYSDGNIDGNAFGGEGNKELPEDPQVSVQPMACVHCETAPCETVCPVNATVHDEEGLNAMAYNRCIGTRYCANNCPYKVRRFNYFDWNKRQLDALYLGPIGPSGMPELVKMVKNPDVTVRMRGVMEKCTYCVQRIQQAKIAQKVKAGASPDVKVPDGTIKVACQQSCPTEAIVFGDISDPTSAVSLAKAREQDYSVLGYLNTRPRTTYLGRIRNPNPQMPDYSQLPLSRKEYETKNHPAHDSHGGSHDGAAHPKEDGHAKHDEHASTQVIKNGGRS; the protein is encoded by the coding sequence ATGAAACGCACCGTCCAACACCCTGCACCTTCTGAACGCGAGCTGACCGGTCCCAAGTACTGGCGCAGCCTGGACGAACTCGTGGAGTCACCTGGCTTCCGCGAGCACGTGGAACGCGAGTTTCCACAGGGGGCCTCATCCCTGGAGGGAGTGGATCGCCGGAAGTTCTTCAAGCTGATGGCCGCATCCTTCGCCCTGGGTGGCGTGGGCCTCGCAGCTGGTTGCCGCCGCCCGGAGAAGCACATCCTCCCGTATGGCCGCTCGGTCGAGGGTATCATCCCCGGGCTCCCTTTGTACTTTGCATCGGCAATGCCGCTGCGCAGCGGTGCGGTTCCGATCCTTGCCGAGACTCATCAGGGCCGCCCCACAAAGATCGAAGGTAATCCGTCTTACCTGCCTTTTGGAGGTGCGACCAACGCCATCGTTCAGGCGTCTGTGCTCGATCTCTATGATCCCGAGCGTGCGACTTCTCACAAGATCAAGGGCAACGATGCGACGGTCGCCGCGATCAGTGACCGCCTTGCCGAGGTTGCAGCGAAGTATTCCGCGACGGGAGGGGAGGGTCTTGCCCTCCTCGCCGATGCAAGCTCCTCGCCGACGCGCGCCAGGCTGGTCGCACAGTTGAAGGCTCGTCTCCCTCGCGCCACGTTCGCGCAATACGAACCAGTGCAGGATGAGCCCCCTGCGGCAGCCGCTGCCGCCGTCTTCGGTGCCGCGGTCAAGCCGATCTACCGTTTCGCAAAGGCCACGCGCATCGTTTCGCTCGATGCTGACTTCCTGCAGTCGGAGTCTTTCAGCATCGCTTACGCCCGCGACTTTGCAAAGAGCCGCCGCGTCACGTCCGCGAAGGACAACATGAACCGCCTCTATGTGGCGGAGAGCACGATGACGATTACAGGTGGTATGGCAGACCACCGCCTGCGTCTCGCCTCGAGCCACATGCTCGCGCTCGCAGGGGCGCTCGCAGCCGCAGTCACGGGTGACGCCAACTTCGGTCGCCTTGCCCAAGGACTCGAGTTCAAGGACAAGGAAAAGTGGATCGACGCCTGCGCCAAGGACCTGCGCGAAGCAGGTTCCACTGCTCTGGTGGTTGCCGGTGCACACCAGCCCGCCGAGGTCCATGCGGTCGCCTATGCGATCAATGCGGCGCTCGGTGCCATAGGGACCACGATCGATTTCGTGGCGGCGGAGACAACCGCTGCAGCATCGATCTTCGACGTCGCCGCCCAGATCAAATCCGGTGCCGTCAAGACCCTGATCGTTCTTGGTGGTAACCCAGCCTACAATGCCCCCGCCGACCTTGGCTGGGCCGACCTGCAGGCGTCCGTTCCGGAGGTGATCCGCCATGGCTACTACTCGGATGAGACTTCGCGCGGAGCGGAGGTCCAGATTGCAGCCACCCACTACCTCGAGTCGTGGGGGGATGCGCGCACGGCGGATGGCACCATCGTGCCGATCCAGCCGATGATTTTGCCGCTCTTCGGCGGCTTTACCGAGAATGAGGTCATTGCCCGCCTCGCCGGCGTGGCTGTGACCGATGCCTACAGTCTGGTCCACGAGACGATTGCCCCGCTGATCGGCGGCGATGTGGAGAAGGGGTTCCGGAAGTTCTTACACGACGGCTTCTTGGCCGGTAGCGAGTACCGTACTCAATCCGTCTCGGTCAGCAGCTCGGGCCTCACCCGCCTGCTCAATGCGGCTCCCGCAATGCCGAAGGTGGACGCCTCCTCCCTCGAAGTTCGCTTCAGCGTCGACTGCAAGGTCGACGACGGTCGCTTCGCAAACAACGGCTGGTTGCAGGAGTGTCCCGAACCGATCACAAAGATTTCGTGGGACAATGCCATTTTGATCAGCCCGCGTTTTGCCAAGGAGCTTGGCATTTATCCCGGCGGCTCCGCGCTCCAGGTAGCTCGCGTTGAAAATGCTGAGTTCACCCGCGGAAAGGAACACGCCTATATCATTGAGGTGACGGTCAACGGCCGCACCGTCAGTGGACCGGCTCACATCCAGCCTGGCCTTTCCAATTATACGGTCGTCCTTCCTCTCGGCTACGGTCGCACCGTGGCGGGACATGTCGGCCTCGGCCAAGGGCACAATTTCTATCCGCTTCGCGCAGGCAATGCCTTCTTTGTGGCGGGTGCAACGGTCCGCAAGACCGATGCTCGCTATAAGCTGGCCAATACCCAGGAACATTGGTCGATGGAAGGCCGCGACATTATTCGCGAAGCCAACTACGACGAGTACCACAAGAACCCTGGCTTCGTCGACGACATCGGCATGGAGTCCCACACCCCGCCGATCTATGGGGGTGACCAGACTCCGCAGAACGACAACAAGCTTTCTCGCGAAGATCGCGCCATCCTGAATGCGAAGCGCGCTCAGGAGACACCCCGTGGACATTCGCTTTACGAGCACCCGGACTACAACGGCGTGCACCAGTGGGGCATGTCGATCGACCTGAATGTCTGCTCCGGCTGCAATGCCTGCGTCATCGCCTGCCAAGCCGAGAACAACATCCCGATCGTCGGCAAGGACCAGGTGATGCGCGGCCGCGAAATGCACTGGATCCGCCTCGACCGCTACTACTCGGACGGCAATATCGATGGCAACGCCTTCGGCGGCGAGGGCAACAAGGAGCTGCCCGAGGACCCGCAAGTGTCCGTGCAACCGATGGCCTGCGTCCATTGCGAGACGGCGCCCTGCGAGACCGTGTGCCCCGTCAACGCGACGGTTCACGATGAGGAAGGCCTCAATGCAATGGCGTACAACCGTTGCATCGGCACCCGCTACTGCGCTAACAACTGCCCGTATAAGGTCCGCCGCTTCAACTACTTTGACTGGAACAAGCGACAGCTCGACGCCTTGTACCTGGGACCGATCGGCCCCAGTGGCATGCCGGAGCTCGTGAAGATGGTGAAGAACCCTGATGTGACGGTGCGTATGCGCGGTGTGATGGAAAAGTGCACCTACTGCGTGCAGCGCATCCAGCAGGCCAAGATCGCCCAGAAGGTAAAGGCTGGAGCAAGCCCTGACGTGAAGGTTCCGGATGGTACCATCAAGGTCGCCTGCCAGCAGTCCTGCCCGACCGAGGCGATTGTCTTTGGTGACATCAGCGACCCGACGAGCGCGGTGTCCCTCGCGAAGGCTCGCGAGCAGGATTACTCGGTGCTCGGCTACCTCAACACGCGTCCCCGCACCACCTATCTCGGTCGCATCCGCAACCCGAATCCGCAGATGCCTGACTACTCCCAGCTGCCCCTGAGCCGCAAGGAGTACGAGACGAAGAATCATCCTGCCCACGACTCCCACGGTGGCTCCCACGACGGTGCCGCTCATCCCAAGGAAGACGGCCACGCCAAGCACGACGAACATGCTTCAACCCAGGTCATCAAAAACGGAGGGCGTAGCTAA